A genome region from Thermomonospora amylolytica includes the following:
- a CDS encoding ATP-dependent DNA ligase, producing MLLAEIARTSAEVARTSARRGKIDLLADCLRAAGPDDAAVTVAYLSGELPQRQIGVGYAALRDLPPPAAEPALAVAEVDAAFTEIGAASGKGSVARRRELLGALLARATRAEQDFLIRLLSGELRQGALHGVMVDAVARAAGVPAARVRRAVMLRGAIGPVATAALGGGAQALEAFTLQVGRPVRPMLAASAPSVAEALAKLDSGPGGKRVAVEWKLDGVRAQIHVDGDRVGVFTRTLDDITDRLPEVVAAVAGLPLRDAVLDGELIALRPDGRPHPFQVTGARTATRTATESVPLSIFVFDALRLDGEDLLDRPAADRYAALAEAVPADLLMPRLVTGSPQEAAKFFADAVRRGHEGVVVKSLDTPYTAGRRGAGWIKVKPRHTLDLVVLAAEWGHGRRSGYLSNLHLGARDPSTGGFVMLGKTFKGLTDELLAWQTERFRELAVRQDSWTVHLRPELVVEIAFDGLQRSPRYPAGLALRFARVLRYRPDKTPAEADTIDTVRALAPVLD from the coding sequence ATGCTGCTCGCCGAGATCGCCCGCACCTCAGCGGAGGTGGCCCGCACGTCCGCCCGCCGGGGCAAGATCGACCTCCTGGCGGACTGCCTGCGCGCCGCGGGACCGGACGACGCCGCGGTAACGGTGGCCTATCTGTCCGGTGAGCTGCCGCAGCGCCAGATCGGGGTCGGGTACGCCGCGCTGCGGGACCTGCCGCCGCCCGCCGCCGAGCCGGCGCTCGCCGTGGCGGAGGTCGACGCGGCGTTCACCGAGATCGGGGCGGCCTCCGGCAAGGGCTCGGTGGCCCGCCGCCGCGAACTGCTGGGCGCGCTGCTGGCCCGCGCCACCCGGGCCGAGCAGGACTTCCTGATCCGGCTGCTGTCTGGGGAACTGCGGCAGGGCGCCCTGCACGGCGTGATGGTCGACGCCGTGGCCAGGGCCGCCGGGGTTCCCGCCGCCCGGGTACGGCGCGCGGTGATGCTGCGCGGGGCGATCGGCCCGGTCGCCACGGCCGCGCTCGGCGGCGGCGCGCAGGCCCTGGAGGCGTTCACCCTCCAGGTGGGGCGGCCGGTCAGGCCGATGCTGGCCGCCAGTGCCCCGTCCGTGGCGGAGGCGCTGGCCAAGCTGGACAGCGGCCCCGGCGGCAAGCGGGTCGCCGTGGAGTGGAAGCTGGACGGCGTCCGCGCCCAGATCCACGTCGACGGCGACCGGGTGGGCGTGTTCACCCGCACCCTCGACGACATCACCGACCGCCTGCCGGAGGTCGTGGCGGCCGTGGCGGGCCTGCCGCTGCGCGACGCGGTCCTCGACGGCGAGCTGATCGCGCTGCGCCCCGACGGGCGGCCCCACCCGTTCCAGGTCACCGGCGCCCGCACCGCGACCCGCACGGCCACCGAGTCGGTGCCGCTGTCGATCTTCGTGTTCGACGCCCTGCGCCTGGACGGCGAGGACCTGCTCGACCGCCCGGCCGCCGACCGCTACGCGGCGCTGGCCGAGGCCGTTCCGGCGGACCTGCTGATGCCGAGGCTGGTCACCGGCTCCCCGCAGGAGGCCGCGAAGTTCTTCGCCGACGCGGTGCGGCGCGGCCACGAGGGCGTGGTGGTCAAGTCCCTGGACACCCCGTACACCGCCGGCCGCCGCGGCGCGGGCTGGATCAAGGTCAAGCCCCGGCACACCCTCGACCTGGTGGTGCTGGCCGCCGAGTGGGGCCACGGCCGCCGCAGCGGCTATCTGTCCAACCTCCACCTGGGCGCCCGCGACCCCTCCACCGGCGGCTTCGTCATGCTCGGCAAGACCTTCAAGGGCCTCACCGACGAACTGCTGGCCTGGCAGACCGAGCGCTTCCGGGAACTGGCCGTCCGCCAGGACTCCTGGACCGTCCACCTGCGCCCCGAACTCGTCGTCGAGATCGCCTTCGACGGCCTGCAGCGCAGCCCCCGCTACCCCGCCGGCCTGGCCCTGCGCTTCGCCCGCGTGCTGCGCTACCGCCCCGACAAGACCCCCGCCGAGGCCGACACCATCGACACCGTCCGAGCCCTGGCCCCTGTCCTCGACTGA
- a CDS encoding AMP-binding protein has translation MTTGVRFGRRKRSYDELNGRAARIAAGLDAMGVRAGDRVALMLRNEPAFLEVTAAAEALGASPVPVDWHRRGDGLAEALRGARAVFAHTDLVSAVEEALPEGAGVVEVRPPVELTAAYGLPPNGVTRRHPTLEAMIEGNEPWRAAPAADGARRAGLGDGFGLGPGMRTMVPAPLYDTVPNAHAVWAMRNGVDLTIMPRFDPEGLLRTVERNRIEHVQMTPDMFEELLRLPEDVRRRHDLSSLKAVVHAAPCPADVERAMTGWWGPVLRRYREDPRPVR, from the coding sequence ATGACCACAGGGGTGCGTTTCGGCCGGCGGAAGCGGTCCTACGACGAGCTGAACGGGCGGGCGGCGCGGATCGCGGCCGGGCTGGACGCGATGGGGGTGCGGGCGGGCGACCGGGTGGCGCTGATGCTCCGCAACGAGCCGGCGTTCCTGGAGGTCACCGCGGCGGCGGAGGCGCTGGGCGCGTCGCCGGTCCCGGTGGACTGGCACCGGCGGGGCGACGGGCTGGCGGAGGCGCTGCGCGGGGCGCGGGCGGTGTTCGCGCACACCGACCTGGTGTCGGCGGTGGAGGAGGCCCTGCCGGAGGGGGCCGGGGTGGTGGAGGTCCGGCCGCCGGTGGAGCTGACCGCCGCGTACGGGCTGCCGCCGAACGGGGTGACCCGCCGCCATCCGACGCTGGAGGCCATGATCGAGGGCAACGAGCCGTGGCGGGCCGCCCCCGCCGCGGACGGGGCGCGGCGTGCGGGGCTCGGTGACGGCTTCGGGCTGGGGCCCGGCATGCGGACGATGGTCCCGGCGCCGCTCTACGACACCGTCCCCAACGCGCACGCGGTCTGGGCGATGCGCAACGGCGTCGACCTGACGATCATGCCGAGGTTCGACCCGGAGGGCCTGCTGCGCACCGTCGAACGCAACCGGATCGAGCACGTCCAGATGACACCGGACATGTTCGAGGAGCTGCTGCGGCTGCCGGAGGACGTGCGCCGCAGGCACGACCTGTCCTCGCTGAAGGCGGTGGTGCACGCCGCGCCGTGCCCGGCGGACGTCGAGCGGGCGATGACCGGCTGGTGGGGACCGGTCCTGCGGCGGTACCGGGAGGACCCGCGCCCGGTCCGGTGA
- a CDS encoding 4'-phosphopantetheinyl transferase family protein, which produces MLECQVWWARRDDVRPWHVDLLNDTERARRDRYRRDADRDRFTVGVAVTRLAAGVLLGVAPQEVPLDRTCPGCGAPHGRPTIAGGPHLSVSHSGDLVVVALTRGGPVGVDVEESSDRLNEGIARQLLASDEAADLRDLGRAWFRQGLLTYWTRKEAVLKATGDGLRVPLTDVRVSAPDEPPRLLSWEGRRDLPGRMTLRTLDPGPGYAACLALIDQPGPVIVERSASPGLADPGGWDAGQ; this is translated from the coding sequence GTGCTGGAGTGTCAGGTGTGGTGGGCGAGACGCGACGACGTACGCCCCTGGCATGTGGACCTGCTGAACGACACCGAGCGCGCCCGCCGCGACCGGTACCGGCGCGACGCCGACCGCGACCGCTTCACTGTGGGCGTCGCCGTGACCCGCCTGGCCGCCGGAGTCCTGCTGGGCGTCGCGCCGCAGGAGGTGCCGCTGGACCGCACCTGCCCCGGCTGCGGAGCCCCGCACGGCCGTCCCACGATCGCGGGCGGCCCGCACCTGTCGGTCTCGCACTCGGGGGACCTCGTGGTCGTCGCGCTGACCCGCGGCGGCCCGGTCGGCGTGGACGTCGAGGAGTCCTCCGACCGCCTCAACGAGGGCATCGCCCGGCAGTTGCTCGCCTCCGACGAGGCCGCCGACCTGCGGGACCTGGGCCGGGCCTGGTTCCGGCAGGGCCTGCTGACGTACTGGACCCGCAAGGAGGCCGTCCTGAAGGCCACCGGGGACGGGCTGCGGGTGCCGCTGACCGACGTGCGGGTCTCCGCCCCCGACGAGCCCCCGCGCCTGCTGTCCTGGGAGGGCCGGCGCGACCTGCCCGGCCGGATGACCCTGCGGACCCTGGACCCCGGCCCCGGCTACGCGGCCTGCCTGGCCCTGATCGACCAGCCCGGCCCGGTGATCGTCGAACGGTCCGCGAGCCCCGGCCTAGCCGACCCGGGGGGCTGGGACGCGGGCCAGTAG
- a CDS encoding SDR family NAD(P)-dependent oxidoreductase, giving the protein MPVAPFDGALAVVTGAGSGFGRATALALAERGATVIAADVDGAAAERTAALAGALGPAATACRVDVADAAAMERFAAAVRDGHRVPDIVVNNAGIAVSGPFLDTGLEDWDRIMGVNLWGVIHGCRLFGAQMAERSRALPTRPDRPNKGGHIVNIASAAAYSPSRALPAYCTTKAAVLMLSECLRAELAPERIGVTAVCPGFSETNIVRNARIVGMDEARAERLRALGQRGLRLRRYPPEKVAERIVEAIVKNKPVVAVNAEARLLRGLSRLSPAAMRLLARVPAPRVG; this is encoded by the coding sequence ATGCCCGTAGCCCCCTTCGACGGCGCGCTGGCGGTGGTCACCGGCGCCGGCAGCGGCTTCGGCCGGGCCACCGCGCTGGCCCTGGCCGAGCGCGGCGCCACGGTGATCGCCGCCGACGTCGACGGCGCCGCCGCCGAACGGACCGCCGCGCTGGCCGGCGCCCTCGGCCCGGCCGCCACCGCCTGCCGGGTGGACGTGGCCGACGCCGCGGCGATGGAGAGGTTCGCCGCCGCCGTCCGGGACGGGCACCGGGTCCCCGACATCGTGGTCAACAACGCCGGGATCGCGGTGAGCGGGCCGTTCCTGGACACCGGCCTGGAGGACTGGGACCGCATCATGGGCGTCAACCTGTGGGGCGTGATCCACGGCTGCCGGCTGTTCGGCGCGCAGATGGCCGAGCGCTCCCGCGCCCTGCCCACCAGGCCGGACCGGCCCAACAAGGGCGGCCACATCGTCAACATCGCCTCCGCCGCCGCCTACTCCCCCAGCCGCGCGCTCCCCGCGTACTGCACCACCAAGGCCGCGGTGCTGATGCTCAGCGAGTGCCTGCGCGCCGAACTGGCCCCCGAGCGCATCGGGGTGACCGCCGTCTGCCCCGGCTTCTCGGAGACGAACATCGTGCGGAACGCGCGCATCGTCGGCATGGACGAGGCGCGGGCCGAACGCCTGCGCGCCCTCGGCCAGCGGGGGCTGCGGCTGCGCCGATACCCGCCGGAGAAGGTCGCCGAGCGCATCGTCGAGGCCATCGTCAAGAACAAGCCGGTCGTCGCGGTCAACGCCGAGGCCCGGCTGCTGCGCGGGCTGTCGCGGCTGTCCCCGGCCGCCATGCGGCTACTGGCCCGCGTCCCAGCCCCCCGGGTCGGCTAG
- a CDS encoding TetR/AcrR family transcriptional regulator — protein MSGATPRTRRRMSRADRKRQLLDIAEQVFAERGFRAVSMDEIAERCGVSKPLLYEHFGSKDGLVLAAIDRVKAELYEATSAAMAGASDPRDMVWRGMLAYFEFMDAHSRSFAMLLQEPMVVPGGTGEVLEQTRRQQSGLIAPLLAALAPDVPPVAVEAYTEIIIGACERLALWRLSHPEVGARDAAQYMTDFTWNGLRNHVGAAFPPPAPGPGVPRSDGSPDD, from the coding sequence GTGAGCGGTGCCACACCCAGGACGCGGCGGCGGATGTCCCGGGCCGACCGCAAGCGCCAGTTGCTCGACATCGCCGAGCAGGTGTTCGCGGAACGGGGCTTCCGCGCCGTGTCGATGGACGAGATCGCCGAGCGCTGCGGGGTGTCCAAGCCGCTGCTGTACGAGCACTTCGGCAGCAAGGACGGGCTGGTGCTGGCGGCGATCGACCGGGTCAAGGCCGAACTGTACGAGGCCACCTCGGCGGCCATGGCCGGCGCGAGCGACCCGCGCGACATGGTCTGGCGGGGGATGCTGGCGTACTTCGAGTTCATGGACGCCCACAGCCGGTCGTTCGCGATGCTGCTGCAGGAGCCCATGGTGGTCCCCGGCGGCACCGGCGAGGTGCTCGAGCAGACCCGGCGGCAGCAGAGCGGGCTGATCGCGCCGCTGCTGGCCGCCCTGGCGCCGGACGTCCCCCCGGTGGCGGTGGAGGCCTACACCGAGATCATCATCGGGGCGTGCGAGCGGCTGGCGCTGTGGCGGCTGAGCCACCCGGAGGTCGGCGCCCGTGACGCGGCACAGTACATGACCGACTTCACGTGGAACGGGTTGCGCAACCATGTCGGAGCGGCATTTCCGCCCCCGGCGCCCGGACCCGGCGTGCCAAGATCGGACGGTTCTCCGGACGACTAG
- a CDS encoding flavin-containing monooxygenase: protein MSAHPAIVIVGTGFAGLGMAIQLIRSGFHDFVVLEKSDDLGGTWRENTYPGCACDVPSHMYSFSFELNPGWTRMFAPQREIYDYLHRTADKYGVKRYIRYNSKVERMEYDDDARRWKVSLADGTVYTCKAVVSGIGALHIPSHPDLPGLDSFKGTAFHSAEWDHSYDLTGKRVAVIGTGASAIQFVPEVAKKAARLHVFQRTAPWIQPKPDRKFGTGLRTFLRTVPGAARALRYGIYWALEARAVGFTIDPRLSGPMERLARRHIERQIPDPELRRKVTPDYTIGCKRVLLSNDYYPALMRPNVDLVTEGIAEVREHSIVTADGRELEVDCIIYGTGFKVVDALAEQQIVGRNGLKIQEAWANGAEAHHGTTIPGFPNFFMLLGPNTGLGHNSVVFMIEIQIQHVLSCLRMLGEHKADAIEPRPEAMRRYNDRLHRRLRRAVWNEGGCNSWYLDADGVNRTLWPGFTFEYWFTSRRAKPADYVITR from the coding sequence ATGAGCGCACATCCCGCGATCGTCATCGTCGGCACCGGGTTCGCCGGCCTCGGCATGGCGATCCAGCTGATCAGGTCCGGCTTCCACGACTTCGTCGTGCTGGAGAAGAGCGACGACCTCGGCGGCACCTGGCGCGAGAACACCTACCCGGGATGCGCCTGCGACGTTCCCTCGCACATGTACTCCTTCTCCTTCGAGCTCAACCCCGGCTGGACGCGGATGTTCGCGCCGCAGCGGGAGATCTACGACTACCTGCACCGCACCGCCGACAAGTACGGCGTCAAGCGGTACATCCGCTACAACAGCAAGGTCGAGCGGATGGAGTACGACGACGACGCCCGCCGCTGGAAGGTCTCCCTGGCCGACGGCACCGTCTACACCTGCAAGGCCGTCGTCTCCGGCATCGGCGCCCTGCACATCCCGTCCCATCCCGACCTGCCCGGCCTGGACTCCTTCAAGGGCACCGCGTTCCACTCCGCCGAGTGGGACCACTCCTACGACCTGACCGGCAAGCGGGTCGCGGTGATCGGCACCGGCGCCTCGGCCATCCAGTTCGTGCCCGAGGTCGCCAAGAAGGCGGCGCGGCTGCACGTGTTCCAGCGGACCGCGCCGTGGATCCAGCCCAAGCCCGACCGGAAGTTCGGCACGGGGCTGCGCACGTTCCTGCGGACCGTCCCCGGCGCCGCGCGGGCCCTGCGGTACGGCATCTACTGGGCGCTGGAGGCCCGCGCCGTCGGCTTCACCATCGACCCGCGGCTGTCCGGCCCGATGGAGCGGCTGGCCCGGCGGCACATCGAACGGCAGATCCCCGACCCCGAGCTGCGCCGCAAGGTCACCCCCGACTACACCATCGGCTGCAAGCGGGTGCTGCTGTCCAACGACTACTATCCGGCGCTCATGCGGCCCAACGTCGACCTGGTCACCGAGGGCATCGCCGAGGTCCGCGAGCACTCGATCGTCACCGCGGACGGCCGGGAGCTGGAGGTCGACTGCATCATCTACGGCACCGGCTTCAAGGTCGTCGACGCCCTCGCCGAGCAGCAGATCGTCGGCCGCAACGGGCTGAAGATCCAGGAGGCCTGGGCCAACGGCGCCGAGGCCCACCACGGCACCACCATCCCCGGCTTCCCGAACTTCTTCATGCTGCTGGGCCCCAACACCGGCCTGGGCCACAACTCGGTCGTCTTCATGATCGAGATCCAGATCCAGCACGTGCTGAGCTGCCTGCGGATGCTCGGCGAGCACAAGGCCGACGCGATCGAGCCGCGGCCGGAGGCCATGCGCCGCTACAACGACCGGCTGCACCGGCGGCTGCGCCGGGCGGTCTGGAACGAGGGCGGCTGCAACAGCTGGTACCTGGACGCCGACGGGGTCAACCGGACCCTGTGGCCGGGCTTCACCTTCGAGTACTGGTTCACCAGCCGCCGGGCCAAGCCCGCCGACTACGTGATCACCCGCTGA
- a CDS encoding TetR/AcrR family transcriptional regulator: MPTSTWFRLNVAKRDRVLEAAMREFGEHGYSTGSLNNIAREAGIAKGSLFQYFTDKLEFFAYVCDETSRRIREDMERRIAGIDLDQPFDEWLFDVFCEWTEYMADHPLERGVTAATNFELNNEVRAVVRDTANQHYLQVIHPVLELWRDRGGIRPDADLQILATLIMMTLPFLALAPYYDGLDPMLDLRGRDPAGQRPIIRQLIAGIKPLFAPPDKE; the protein is encoded by the coding sequence ATGCCCACCTCCACCTGGTTCCGGCTGAACGTCGCCAAGCGCGATCGGGTGCTCGAAGCGGCGATGCGGGAGTTCGGTGAGCACGGGTACTCGACCGGCAGCCTCAACAACATCGCCCGCGAGGCGGGGATCGCCAAGGGCTCGCTGTTCCAGTACTTCACCGACAAGCTGGAGTTCTTCGCCTACGTCTGCGACGAGACCTCGCGGCGGATCCGCGAGGACATGGAGCGCCGGATCGCCGGGATCGACCTGGACCAGCCGTTCGACGAGTGGCTGTTCGACGTGTTCTGCGAGTGGACCGAGTACATGGCCGACCACCCGCTGGAACGGGGCGTCACCGCGGCCACCAACTTCGAGCTCAACAACGAGGTCCGGGCGGTGGTGCGGGACACCGCCAACCAGCACTACCTGCAGGTCATCCATCCGGTGCTGGAGCTGTGGCGGGACCGCGGCGGCATCCGCCCGGACGCCGACCTGCAGATCCTGGCGACGCTGATCATGATGACGCTGCCGTTCCTGGCGCTGGCCCCCTACTACGACGGGCTGGACCCGATGCTGGACCTGCGCGGCAGGGACCCCGCCGGGCAGCGGCCGATCATCCGGCAGCTCATCGCGGGCATCAAGCCGCTGTTCGCGCCGCCGGACAAGGAGTGA
- a CDS encoding MFS transporter has protein sequence MGVLVQRAVRGGRDLLGAFTLRRLPRGEREPVDVRGALLLLVWLGGLLLALSEAGSLGWDSPLVLAGLAALAAGLPAFWWAQRRTGHPLLDLEMFRDAGFALANLAALCHTLARFGIVLVAALFFQAVWRADAATAGLAVLPVPIAMMVASPLAGALARLLGPRPVAVAGPAMTAAGLATLLVTLDRDTPYPLVAAGLALMGAGSGVFLTGNTTAIMARVPRDRLGVVNGMRLTLQNVGNTLGVALSLSMIASVLPAGDRPALFDGTVPAGSLTEVLAGYDRAIAAMLVMALASMAAAVAGLVVTRRDPPPAR, from the coding sequence GTGGGTGTTCTGGTTCAACGTGCCGTTCGGGGTGGCCGCGATCTGCTGGGGGCGTTCACGCTGCGCAGGCTGCCGCGCGGCGAGCGCGAGCCGGTGGACGTGCGGGGCGCGCTGCTGCTGCTGGTGTGGCTGGGCGGGCTGCTGCTGGCGTTGTCGGAGGCGGGCTCGCTGGGCTGGGACAGCCCGCTGGTGCTGGCCGGGCTGGCGGCGCTGGCGGCGGGCCTGCCGGCGTTCTGGTGGGCGCAGCGGCGCACCGGTCATCCGCTGCTGGATCTGGAGATGTTCCGCGACGCCGGGTTCGCGCTGGCCAACCTGGCGGCGCTGTGCCACACCCTGGCCCGGTTCGGGATCGTCCTGGTGGCCGCGCTGTTCTTCCAGGCGGTGTGGCGGGCCGACGCGGCGACCGCGGGGCTGGCGGTGCTGCCGGTGCCGATCGCGATGATGGTGGCCTCGCCGCTGGCCGGGGCGCTGGCCCGGCTGCTGGGGCCGCGCCCGGTGGCGGTGGCGGGACCGGCGATGACCGCGGCCGGGCTGGCGACGCTGCTGGTCACCCTGGACCGCGACACCCCGTATCCGCTGGTGGCGGCGGGGCTGGCGCTGATGGGCGCGGGCTCGGGGGTGTTCCTGACCGGCAACACCACCGCGATCATGGCCCGGGTGCCGCGCGACCGGCTGGGGGTGGTCAACGGGATGCGGCTGACCCTGCAGAACGTGGGCAACACCCTGGGGGTGGCGCTGTCGCTGAGCATGATCGCCAGCGTGCTGCCCGCCGGGGACCGGCCGGCGCTGTTCGACGGCACGGTGCCGGCCGGGTCGCTGACCGAGGTGCTGGCCGGTTACGACCGGGCGATCGCGGCGATGCTGGTCATGGCGCTGGCGAGCATGGCGGCGGCGGTGGCCGGGCTGGTCGTCACCCGGCGCGACCCCCCACCCGCACGGTGA
- a CDS encoding TetR/AcrR family transcriptional regulator: MGINGHGEGGGGRQWARADATRQALLEAAQEVFADRGYNDAGIAEIVERSGISVGSLYHHYGGKAGLYLALWEDYNRLQEERAAQAVAWARKKGEQDPIALFIAGARAYLQACWEHRQVARLFLEGEGPSGFTLMRRARARQWIAQNTKLLRGLDGAGDGAGARRRQVLSQVLTAVIAEAGREISVAEDEQAAQEILEEVCRILIRLAR, translated from the coding sequence ATGGGCATCAACGGCCATGGTGAGGGGGGCGGTGGCCGGCAGTGGGCGCGCGCCGACGCGACCCGGCAGGCGTTGCTGGAGGCGGCTCAGGAGGTCTTCGCGGACCGTGGCTACAACGACGCGGGGATCGCCGAGATCGTCGAGCGTTCCGGGATCAGCGTCGGCAGCCTGTACCACCACTACGGCGGCAAGGCGGGCCTGTACCTGGCGCTGTGGGAGGACTACAACCGCCTGCAGGAGGAGCGCGCCGCGCAGGCGGTGGCGTGGGCCCGCAAGAAGGGCGAGCAGGACCCGATAGCGCTGTTCATCGCCGGTGCCCGCGCCTACCTGCAGGCGTGCTGGGAGCACCGGCAGGTGGCCCGGCTGTTCCTGGAGGGCGAGGGCCCCTCGGGCTTCACCCTGATGCGCCGCGCCCGGGCCCGCCAGTGGATCGCGCAGAACACCAAGCTGCTGCGCGGCCTGGACGGTGCCGGCGACGGGGCGGGCGCCCGCCGCCGCCAGGTGCTCAGCCAGGTGCTCACCGCCGTGATCGCCGAGGCGGGCCGGGAGATCTCGGTGGCCGAGGACGAGCAGGCGGCGCAGGAGATCCTCGAGGAGGTGTGCCGGATCCTCATCCGGCTGGCCCGCTGA
- a CDS encoding aggregation-promoting factor C-terminal-like domain-containing protein produces MRHSRGATPEPPRRPAGRSARPPQGRRAAARRRRRGRRRLVRRVLTSNVTIALGAIAALMAVMLNISSFGFAKADPPPMAAELDLSANEMVALLNRSDMDKVAADAVAAAKYRAYLRQKEEERRARERAEWYRKNRKKIEASRSAEALRRINPSAAQNKAYGRQMNELKGWGACWPSLEELWEHESSWNERAENPSSGAYGIPQALPAEKLASAGADWRTSSPTQIAWGLSYIKARYGDPCKAWRFWQANHWY; encoded by the coding sequence ATGCGGCACAGTCGGGGCGCAACGCCCGAACCCCCACGACGGCCGGCCGGGCGGTCCGCGCGACCCCCGCAGGGCCGGCGCGCCGCGGCCCGCCGGCGCCGCCGCGGCCGCCGCCGGCTGGTCCGGCGCGTCCTCACCAGCAACGTCACCATCGCCCTCGGCGCGATCGCGGCGCTGATGGCGGTCATGCTCAACATCAGCTCCTTCGGCTTCGCCAAGGCCGACCCGCCCCCGATGGCGGCCGAGCTGGACCTGTCGGCGAACGAGATGGTCGCGCTGCTGAACCGCAGCGACATGGACAAGGTCGCCGCCGACGCGGTCGCCGCCGCCAAGTACCGCGCGTACCTCCGGCAGAAGGAGGAGGAGCGCAGGGCGCGGGAGCGGGCCGAGTGGTACCGCAAGAACCGCAAGAAGATCGAGGCGTCCAGGAGCGCCGAGGCGCTGCGCCGGATCAACCCCAGCGCCGCGCAGAACAAGGCGTACGGCAGGCAGATGAACGAGCTCAAGGGCTGGGGCGCGTGCTGGCCGTCGCTTGAGGAGCTGTGGGAGCACGAGAGCAGCTGGAACGAGCGGGCCGAGAACCCCTCCAGCGGCGCGTACGGCATCCCGCAGGCCCTGCCCGCCGAGAAGCTGGCCTCCGCCGGGGCCGACTGGCGCACCAGCTCCCCCACCCAGATCGCCTGGGGCCTGAGCTACATCAAGGCCCGGTACGGCGACCCCTGCAAGGCGTGGCGCTTCTGGCAAGCCAACCACTGGTACTGA
- a CDS encoding MlaE family ABC transporter permease: protein MAPGLGRAPDLVGRRVGKAADETGLLFVTLLEGLRRTWDFRTWWGEFVEQCWFIARVTSVPVLLIAIPLGATISLQAGDIARQLGAQSGTGALVVANMITQVAPLASALLISGAGGSAITSDMGARHIRDELAAMEVMGINPLHRLVTPRLWAASTVAVLLCSVVILSGTAGGYYFNVVQQGVSPGAFFDGATSLLQLSDLMVTLFKAWIFGFIAAAVACYAGMNCALGPVGVGRAVNKAVVTTSILVFTANYVITMLYQVLVPPRF from the coding sequence ATGGCGCCGGGCCTGGGCCGGGCCCCCGACCTGGTGGGCCGGCGCGTCGGGAAGGCGGCCGACGAGACCGGGCTGCTGTTCGTCACCCTGCTGGAGGGACTGCGCCGCACCTGGGACTTCAGGACCTGGTGGGGCGAGTTCGTCGAGCAGTGCTGGTTCATCGCCCGGGTCACCAGCGTCCCGGTGCTGCTCATCGCGATCCCGCTGGGCGCCACCATCTCGCTGCAGGCCGGCGACATCGCCCGCCAGCTCGGCGCCCAGTCCGGCACCGGCGCGCTGGTGGTGGCCAACATGATCACCCAGGTCGCCCCGCTGGCCTCGGCGCTGCTGATCTCCGGCGCCGGCGGCTCGGCGATCACCTCCGACATGGGCGCCCGGCACATCCGCGACGAGCTGGCGGCCATGGAGGTGATGGGCATCAACCCGCTGCACCGGCTGGTCACCCCGCGGCTGTGGGCGGCCAGCACGGTCGCGGTGCTGCTGTGCTCGGTGGTGATCCTGTCCGGCACCGCCGGCGGTTACTACTTCAACGTGGTCCAGCAGGGCGTCAGCCCGGGCGCGTTCTTCGACGGCGCCACCTCGCTGCTGCAGCTCTCCGACCTGATGGTCACCCTGTTCAAGGCGTGGATCTTCGGGTTCATCGCCGCCGCGGTGGCCTGCTACGCGGGCATGAACTGCGCGCTGGGCCCGGTCGGGGTGGGCCGCGCGGTCAACAAGGCGGTGGTGACGACCTCGATCCTGGTCTTCACCGCCAACTACGTGATCACGATGCTGTACCAGGTGCTCGTCCCCCCGAGGTTCTGA